The region AAATATTGAGATAAAAGATACACAAAAAGAAGTTGTATTTAGAATGGGTGCCATTGCTGAAGCTAGGTCGAAAGAAACAGGTCAACATGTAAAAAGAGTAGCAGAATACTCAAAACTTTTAGCACTTCATTATGGACTTGAGGAAGAAGAAGCAGAAATACTAAAACAAGCAAGCCCTATGCATGATATAGGAAAAGTTGCAATTCCTGATAATATTCTAAAAAAACCAGGAAAACTAACAGAAGAAGAGTTTGAGATTATGAAAACTCATACAACAATTGGTTATGAGATGTTAAGAACTTCTACTAGACCTATATTAAAAACAGCTGCAATTGTAGCTTTTGAACATCAAGAAAAATATGATGGAAGTGGCTATCCAAGAGGTTTAAAAGGGGAAAATATTCATATATATGGAAGAATCTCTGCTTTAGCTGATGTATTTGATGCTTTAGGTAGTGATAGATGTTATAAGAAAGCTTGGGAAGATGAAAAAATATTCAAACTATTTAAAGAGGAAAAAGGTAAACATTTTGATCCAAAACTAATAGATATATTTTTTGAACATTTAGATGAGTTTTTAGAAATTAGAGAAAAGTTTAAAGATGAATAAAAGGAAGTTTCCTTTTATTCATAAAAAGAAGCTATTTTTTTACGATGGTTTTCTGCCCATTTTTCTAAGCCCATAGCAGCTTCCTCTTCAACTCTTTGTTTTGCATCTTTATATATCTCTTCAGCTTTATCTTTAGGTATTACAGCTACTCCCTCTTCATCTGCAATAATTATATCTCCAGGATTTACATCTATACCACCTGCAACTATTGGAGTGTTTAAAGGAAGAACTGCTTTTTTAATCCCTGGCATAGGAATAACTCCCCTACCAAAAATAGGAAATTTTATTTGTTTAACTTCACCTATATCTCTTACAACACCATCAATGATAAAACCTG is a window of Halarcobacter sp. DNA encoding:
- a CDS encoding RraA family protein, coding for MDYKKFAELSPCDYAGPLKRESFMDAGIKELWSEIPRIAGPAFTVEMVAGDNLALHRAIYEAPKGSIIVAQTNSMDYAVSGGNVCAIAQNLGIAGFIIDGVVRDIGEVKQIKFPIFGRGVIPMPGIKKAVLPLNTPIVAGGIDVNPGDIIIADEEGVAVIPKDKAEEIYKDAKQRVEEEAAMGLEKWAENHRKKIASFYE